The following nucleotide sequence is from Harmonia axyridis chromosome 5, icHarAxyr1.1, whole genome shotgun sequence.
gcattggcatagacctaatTTTTCACGTGAACTCAAAGTGAAAAGTCTGAAGGTATtatatcacaagatctcggtggctaattgtgatcatctcttcgagaaataacacggccaggaaacttttattgagattgtttcgttgcttgtgtggcacgtagcaccatctcgttgaaaataaacatcgttcacatcaatatcttccaattacggccatataaaaaatcattaatcatagttCGGCAGCATAATTCATTCACTGAAACAGTTGCACTAacctcattttcgaatgagtAAGGTCCAATTACActaccagcccaaaaaccgcaccaaacagtgaacTCTTGAGAATGcctttcaacaatcattcttgaattttcctagtcccaaatgcgacaattctgttTATTAACTCAGTCTTCTCGGTATAAATGGgtagatattgatgtggacgacatttattctcaacaagacggcgctacgtgccacaaaGCAACGaaaaaatcgcaattttgcTAGAATAGCTTCCTGAccttgttatttctcgaaaagaTCACAATTGGACACCGAGATCTAGTGATTCAACACTCTTAGaccagtggcggctcgtgagcTTTCATTCAGAGGAGGCCAAGCAAAAAAATAGGTATACCACTAGTGTATCTACTTAGCCAGCGAAATGCATACCCAAGTGCaggaatgaataaatatatagttttggtaatgaaaattttgtcatcgtaaggcatttggctgaactttttaatcaaaataaaaactacaatatcttcagtaactctgagttccctactgacactatcattttcatttctagtttccgacgtttccgtttccattcttctcgataaaatatatctgaatagcCAGCCAATATCCTTCCTTACCTACAAACTTTGCCGAACAATCCTAACACGAAACCACAATGCACACGCCGAAAGGAATAAAAAGTTCTGACCTATCTTTATCTTTCCCTAATTCTGGCGCTAATAAACAGAAACAGCTGATATAGACCCATCGTTAATCGCCGTGGATCATGTTCGGGCCGTTCGGGTTAAACGAATATATGCTTCGGTCAACGGAGACCTGGCCTCCGTCACGTGATATCCAGCTCGCATTTAGAGTGGCTGGAGCTTCGTATCGGGAGAAATTTTAAATTCTACGTTCAAGACGAACGCGACTAGAGAGGAATTGGGCCTCCGCGATCCGCGTCTGGAGTCTGCTGTATTCTTTAGCGCATCGCATGCCTGTAGTACGGTGCAGCGGTGCGCAATCTTCTCAGTTTTGAAGTCTGTTGCGGAGAATgtataaatatgatgaaatattggggtaaaaagtatccagaaatttgaatattctattgatttagGTTAACATAATATAGTTGGACTTGAACTAAGAATTAAATATAATGCGGTAAAATTTGGGGAGGCCCGGCCTCCTCTGCCTCCTCTGAGCGGCCGCCACTGTCTTAGACTCTTTTCTTGAggccacgtaaaagataaggtctatgacaatatgctccacaatcgattcaagaccttaaagatgacATTCGGATATCATGAGAATACTGCGAATCCTTAAGTTTTTGACAGAAATTCGTTCATGGTGAGGAATCATGATGCAGAATCCATGAATactcttttcaaattttaaaaatgcaAAATTCAAGAAAGTTTTTATGTTAGATATTTTTTCCATTATAGAAAACGCGAAACATTATGAATAAACTGACTAAATGTATATATACCTACTATAAACGAATAAAACCATGGGTAAAGACATTTGTCATATATGAATTATATAAATTGGAAAACTTAGATAGAGAGATAGATATAGAGGCAAAACCATTGAATATTAATTTGTTCGATGAAGAAGACCTAAATATTAATTAACTAGAATTCATTGATACTTTTATTAAATACTTCACAATAATTGCACCCTCATCAATAAACACACCTTTACAATACATAACAATACAATATACAGTCATTTACATTTACAATACATACGGGAGCAATGCGAGATCTATTTTaggatttaaaatttttttcaaactcttACAAATGAACATCTCATTTGGACTATCACCAACATTTAGACTTATCACAATTTCCACTTAAATACATCACTTTTAGACATTCACCATTACAAAACCGACAACCTAACGTGATATGATTAAggattcatggcttggcttgatattcgagctacttagatcaagctcaagccaagtagcttcagcttcacttgaaatcaactcaagttcaagtcaagtaatagtttttcaatgttgagtcaagtacttaagcttgacttgacattgaaaaacttgagtttgacttgaaatcaactcaagtttaaggcaagtaatagtttttcaatgttgaatCAAGTACTTaaacttgacattgaaaaacttgagtttgacttgaaagcaactcaagttcaagtttagtaatagtttttcaatgttaagtcaagtacttaaacttgacttgacattgaaaaactaaacttctactcgacttgaacttgagttgatttcaagtcaaactcaagctacttgagcttgagccaagtagctcgaatatcaagccaagccttgaACCCCTAGATATGATCTTTAACAAGCCTTCTTGTCCTGTTTGCAATCTGGTGGACAACCCAAACTAGGCATCAATACGCAAATCTTCTGATCCGGTACCTTGACAGCTGCCTCGAAACACTGGTAAGAGATGCTGTCTGGACCTTCTTCCTCTTCTCCAGAGCCTTCAGATTCGTTTTTGGCGTATTTGTTGCGGAGTTTCTTCATCAGATGCTTGCCGTTGCAGTACTTGCTTGGTAGGCAGGTTGGAGGGCTCTTAAGACATTCGGGAGAACCTTGACATCCAGTCCTGAGGCAGTTGTCTTGGAGGCCGTTTTTCCTTTCGCAGTCACAACCGACGTATAATATGCCAGCTCTGAGTTCACGTGATTTTGACTCGCCAAGTTCCTTGCCTACGTTGGCtttgtttttcttcttcttggaaCTGTCTGTTTTGCATTTATAGCAAACCTGTGAAGAAAAGCcaatagaatattatttttttgaatttggtATCTAAAATAAGACTTTTTCGAAACTCATTGACGTTTTGAAACGAATTTTTCGTGATGTGGtgatgtgaattggccaccaagatcttgtgatttatagTCTTTGGATTTTTTCTGGTCTGGTGGAGTTATTGGCCCATAATTCTTTGGAAATGAAGAAGGTATCACTCAAATTGCCAAATCAAATGATTACCAATTTTGTTGGCTGAAATTGGAACAAGCCTCAAAAACACGACTCGTTTTGGCTTTATTGCAGAAAGAATTCTTAGGACGCGTAATTTCTTGTTTCGgcgatgtgaattggccaccaagatcttgggATTTATCGCCTTTGGTTTTTTTCTGTAGGGTTATGCGAAGGATCGTGTTTAAACCAATAATTCTCAGACTATTGATGATCTAAATAACAACATCCGTCAAGTTATTGTTGAGATATTGCCGGAgaatcatcgaaaattacctcacaagTAGAGATCCACGGCTTGACTTCATATTCAAGCTAcatgacttgagcttgacttgaaatcaactcaagttcaagtcaagtagtatttTTAGTCaagtactcaataaataaatacttgacttgacattgaaaaaactactatttggcatgaacttgagttgatttcaagtcaagctcaagtcaattagcttgaatatcaagtcgataagccgtgaatccctactcaaAAGGTACGAGAACTTTAAAAGATCATGCGGAGGATATTTAAATGATGTTGTATTCTACACATGATGAAAAGTCCAAGCAttgtattgaaatgaaaatttgattgatCTTCTAAATCAAAGTGTGTTTTATTCACGTTTGCTCTCGGAACCACAAAATGGATAAGTATAGGCTGATTTCAGCAATTTGAGATATAATTTAAATGTAGTTTTATCTTTAGTCAAGTGAAGTTAGTTCAAGAAGGCCCCAATCATTACTTAGGTTATTGTTGAAGTTCCCAAGCAAGTTTTTTGCTTCTAGAAAATGCTTTTATACCCCTACAAGATACGTATAGCTTAAAtaaacctttcaattttcacTATACCTAATAGTTACAACTTAGGCAAAGCGTACTTCTCCAAAAAGCTCTTGCAGACTTACCAGAATATCGGGAGTTGTTGCCGTTGGAGGCTTGCAAGGTTGGGGGCAACAAGGGATACAAGTGGTCAAGCACGGAgaatcatcgaaaattacctcacaagtagagattcacggcttgacttcatattcaagctacttgacttgagcttgacttgaaatcaactcaagttcaagtcaagtagtagtttttcaatgtttactcaagtacttaatgaataaatacttgacttgacattgaaaaaactactatttggctttaacttgagttgatttcaagtcaagctcaagtcaattagcttgaatatcaagtcgataagccgtgaatcccttctCACAAGGTTCGAGAACTTTAAAAGATCATTCGGAGGACATTTGA
It contains:
- the LOC123679610 gene encoding uncharacterized protein LOC123679610, with the protein product MAECFAVPTKCDSEKRTKLLSHLKCLMTSLEDELTPKAEPVCYTPVCLTTCIPCCPPPCKPPTATTPDILVCYKCKTDSSKKKKNKANVGKELGESKSRELRAGILYVGCDCERKNGLQDNCLRTGCQGSPECLKSPPTCLPSKYCNGKHLMKKLRNKYAKNESEGSGEEEEGPDSISYQCFEAAVKVPDQKICVLMPSLGCPPDCKQDKKAC